The following proteins are co-located in the Canis aureus isolate CA01 chromosome X, VMU_Caureus_v.1.0, whole genome shotgun sequence genome:
- the NAP1L2 gene encoding nucleosome assembly protein 1-like 2, with the protein MAESADHKKLLEFSQEEADNKVIMEGPGEQPEQSEDVAAGPGDDKERGEEAAVGPGKEGGKGEDAAAGSGEGGVKDEDIDEDSDRPKGLIGYLLDTDFVESLPLKVKYRVLALKKLQTRVANLESKFMREFHGIERKFAEMYQPLLEKRRQIINAIYEPTKEECEYKSDSEDYDDEMYDEEEMYGNEEGLVHEYMDEDDGYEGDYYDYAVEEDDGDDDDDDDDNGDDIEATGKENKEEQDPKGIPDFWLTVLKNVDTLTPLIKKYDEPILKLLTDIKVKLSGPGEPLSFTLEFHFKPNEYFKNELLTKTYVLKSRLAYYDPHPYRGTAIEYCTGCEIDWNEGKNVTLKTIRKKQKHRIWGTVRTVTEDFPKDSFFNFFTPQGISSNGKDGNDDFLLGHNLRTYIIPRSVLFFSGDALESQQEGVVREVNDAIYDKIIYDNWMAAIEEVKACCKNLETIVEDIDR; encoded by the coding sequence ATGGCCGAGTCAGCCGACCACAAGAAACTGTTAGAATTTAGTCAAGAAGAGGCTGATAATAAGGTAATTATGGAGGGACCCGGGGAACAGCCGGAGCAGAGTGAAGATGTCGCAGCTGGGCCTGGAGATGATAAGGAGCGCGGTGAAGAAGCCGCCGTTGGGCCtgggaaagaagggggaaaaggagaagatGCTGCTGCTGGGTCCGGGGAAGGTGGGGTAAAAGATGAAGATATTGATGAGGATTCAGATCGTCCAAAAGGACTTATTGGTTATCTTTTAGATACAGACTTTGTTGAAAGTCTACCTTTGAAAGTTAAGTACCGTGTGTTAGCCCTCAAAAAGCTTCAAACTAGAGTGGCCAATCTAGAATCCAAATTTATGAGGGAATTTCATGGCATTGAAAGAAAGTTTGCTGAAATGTATCAACCCTTATTGGAAAAAAGACGTCAGATTATAAATGCAATCTATGAACCTACAAAAGAGGAATGTGAATATAAATCAGACTCAGAGGACTATGATGATGAGATGTATGATGAGGAAGAGATGTATGGTAATGAGGAGGGTCTGGTGCATGAGTATATGGATGAGGATGATGGTTATGAGGGAGATTATTATGATTATGCTGTTGAGGAAGATGATggcgatgatgatgatgatgatgatgataatggtgatgacATTGAGGCTActggaaaagagaataaagaagaacAGGATCCTAAAGGAATTCCTGATTTTTGGCTGACTGTCTTAAAAAATGTTGACACACTCACTCCTTTGATTAAGAAATATGATGAGCCTATTCTGAAGCTCCTGACAGATATTAAAGTGAAACTTTCAGGTCCTGGTGAGCCTCTCAGTTTCACACTAGAATTTCACTTCAAGCCCaatgaatatttcaaaaatgagCTGTTAACAAAGACTTATGTGCTGAAGTCAAGGCTGGCATATTATGATCCCCATCCCTATAGGGGAACTGCAATTGAGTATTGCACAGGCTGTGAGATAGAttggaatgaaggaaagaatgtcACTTTGAAAACCATCAGGAAGAAGCAGAAGCATCGGATTTGGGGAACAGTACGAACTGTAACTGAAGATTTTCCCAAGGATtcattcttcaatttctttactcCTCAGGGAATCAGCTCAAATGGAAAAGATGGAAATGATGATTTTTTACTTGGTCACAATTTACGTACTTATATAATTCCAAGATCAGTGTTGTTTTTCTCAGGTGATGCCCTTGAGTCTCAGCAGGAGGGGGTAGTTAGGGAAGTTAATGATGCAATTTATgacaaaattatttatgataattgGATGGCTGCAATTGAGGAGGTTAAAGCCTGTTGCAAAAATCTTGAGACAATAGTAGAAGACATTGATCGCTAA